In one Deltaproteobacteria bacterium genomic region, the following are encoded:
- a CDS encoding sigma-70 family RNA polymerase sigma factor, translating to MSARPPMDASFWELLDEPVRSQIRSSAQLTSLLGEAIARAESGDSWSIPDRPRWYRYLAARLPQTAELEQALRGWRTEDLRFCQACAEGDIEAVTAFHAHYLPVIASTLHRLRLKDPLKEEVQDQLVIELLVGAGDRPPSITTYHGLGKLSQWLRVVTSRVARRALGQEKRTVPSSELLADKLVDHRTGVELSRSKQVYLIAFREAFRQAIGALDARAMNLLKQRYVDELSLQQVGAIYRVHHSTALRWLVEIKRTLLQRTRQGMGERLRIPDEEWSTIFRLIQDDLDVSLRTFFRRESPPDAGPRDE from the coding sequence ATGAGCGCGAGACCGCCGATGGACGCGTCGTTCTGGGAGCTGCTGGACGAGCCCGTCCGCTCGCAGATCCGAAGCTCGGCGCAGCTCACCTCGCTCCTCGGCGAGGCGATCGCCCGCGCGGAATCGGGAGACTCCTGGTCGATCCCGGATCGCCCGCGCTGGTATCGCTACCTCGCCGCGCGACTGCCGCAGACCGCCGAGCTGGAACAGGCCCTGCGAGGCTGGCGCACCGAGGACCTGCGCTTCTGCCAGGCCTGCGCCGAAGGCGATATCGAGGCGGTGACCGCCTTCCACGCGCACTACCTCCCGGTGATCGCCTCCACGCTCCACCGGCTGCGGCTGAAGGACCCGTTGAAGGAGGAGGTGCAGGACCAGCTGGTGATCGAGCTCCTCGTCGGAGCTGGCGATCGCCCACCCTCGATCACCACGTACCACGGCCTCGGCAAGCTCTCGCAGTGGCTCCGCGTGGTCACCTCCCGCGTCGCGCGCCGGGCCCTCGGCCAGGAGAAGCGGACCGTCCCCTCGAGCGAGCTGCTCGCGGACAAGCTCGTCGATCACCGCACGGGCGTCGAGCTCTCCCGCTCGAAACAGGTCTACCTGATCGCCTTCCGGGAGGCCTTCCGTCAGGCCATCGGCGCCCTCGACGCCCGAGCGATGAACCTCCTCAAGCAGCGCTATGTGGACGAACTATCGTTGCAGCAGGTGGGCGCCATCTATCGCGTGCACCATTCGACTGCCCTGCGCTGGCTCGTGGAGATCAAGCGCACGCTGCTGCAGAGGACGCGGCAGGGCATGGGCGAGCGCCTGAGGATCCCCGACGAGGAATGGAGCACCATCTTTCGCCTGATCCAGGACGACCTGGACGTCTCTCTCCGCACGTTCTTTCGCAGGGAGAGCCCACCCGACGCAGGCCCGAGAGACGAATGA
- a CDS encoding DNRLRE domain-containing protein, with the protein MHWRPRLVIGLGCAALALSACRVLLPDPEGLVEPAAGDPGRRDGRPPDAPRPHDSQCAPVLLTFGATADTTLDSQFPSTNYGSDPKLQVDSAYPVQSLIRFEVAGISGPAARVQVRLNVTNATVDGPEFYATSSSWLESAVTWNTRPPPTGPLLANLGQTNLGDVTVDLGGAVKGNGPFTLLLAPNSDDAVDFQSRETSNGPVLLVTACRPPDAR; encoded by the coding sequence GTGCACTGGCGGCCGAGGCTGGTGATCGGCCTCGGCTGTGCCGCGCTGGCGCTCTCCGCATGCCGGGTTCTGTTGCCCGATCCCGAGGGGCTCGTGGAGCCTGCGGCCGGGGACCCGGGGCGCAGAGACGGCCGGCCGCCGGACGCGCCACGGCCGCACGACAGCCAGTGCGCCCCCGTGCTGCTCACCTTCGGCGCGACCGCCGACACCACCCTCGATTCACAGTTTCCGTCGACCAACTACGGCAGCGACCCCAAGCTCCAGGTCGACTCGGCGTATCCCGTGCAATCCCTCATCCGCTTCGAAGTGGCCGGCATCTCGGGTCCCGCCGCGAGGGTCCAGGTGCGGCTCAACGTTACCAATGCCACGGTAGATGGTCCGGAGTTCTACGCCACGTCCAGCTCCTGGCTGGAGAGCGCCGTGACCTGGAACACCCGACCACCGCCGACCGGTCCGCTACTCGCCAACCTCGGGCAAACGAACCTGGGCGACGTCACGGTCGACCTCGGCGGCGCGGTGAAAGGAAATGGGCCCTTTACCCTCCTGCTCGCGCCCAACTCCGACGACGCGGTGGACTTTCAATCCCGAGAGACCTCGAACGGACCGGTTCTCCTCGTCACTGCCTGCAGGCCACCTGACGCTCGATGA